In the Clostridium beijerinckii genome, one interval contains:
- a CDS encoding FeoB-associated Cys-rich membrane protein, with amino-acid sequence MIEILITIIIISFAGFIIFKSFKNSSKGKCNCGCKGCKSEKICSDKSNTGIKIVQTNKPNNE; translated from the coding sequence ATGATAGAAATATTAATCACGATTATAATAATTTCTTTTGCTGGATTTATAATCTTTAAATCTTTTAAGAATTCTTCAAAAGGAAAATGCAACTGTGGATGTAAGGGTTGTAAATCTGAGAAAATCTGTTCAGACAAAAGTAATACAGGTATAAAAATTGTTCAAACAAATAAGCCTAATAATGAATAA
- a CDS encoding trimeric intracellular cation channel family protein, protein MNDINILEYLGIFAFAASGAHVAIEEKFDLFGIYILATVTAMGGGVLRDIVTDVGIPLFFENYTTIPFIILGATIPVILRGKLKYNNMFVIIDAIGLSAFSVSSGIKALESGYNLMLFLFATSITGVGGGVLRDIITNRKPEIFKTDVYCIACILGSILLWFLYPLLGTHVSQHISLIVIFSIRMICYIKKINLPVIHKN, encoded by the coding sequence ATGAATGATATTAATATATTGGAGTATCTAGGCATATTTGCATTTGCAGCATCTGGGGCTCATGTTGCAATTGAGGAAAAATTCGACTTATTCGGTATATATATTCTCGCTACTGTCACAGCTATGGGAGGAGGAGTTCTCCGTGATATTGTAACGGATGTTGGAATTCCATTATTTTTTGAAAACTATACAACTATTCCTTTTATCATTTTAGGTGCAACAATTCCTGTTATACTTCGTGGAAAACTAAAATATAATAATATGTTTGTGATAATAGATGCAATAGGGCTTTCAGCTTTTTCTGTCTCTTCTGGAATTAAAGCTCTTGAAAGTGGCTATAATTTAATGCTATTTCTATTTGCTACAAGCATTACTGGGGTTGGTGGAGGCGTACTTAGAGATATAATTACCAATAGAAAGCCTGAAATTTTTAAAACTGATGTTTACTGCATTGCATGTATCCTTGGTTCAATTTTACTGTGGTTTCTATATCCTCTTTTAGGAACTCATGTATCCCAGCATATATCATTAATCGTTATTTTTTCAATCAGAATGATTTGTTATATAAAAAAAATAAATCTTCCTGTAATTCATAAGAATTAA
- a CDS encoding S66 peptidase family protein — protein sequence MIRPRPLKKGDRIGLIAASSPTKPDRIKPSIKAMEELGFEVVLGKSCKCYHGYLSGSDEIRANDINKMFDDKTIKGIFAIRGGYGAARLLDMLDYNMIKRNPKVFAGYSDVTALHTVFNEKCKFITFHTPMISTEFYKGVDDYTMDYFIKNIFSDRPLGILKNPDGQEIKTLVNGKAIGKLVGGNLSLVASSMGTPYELDTKGKILFLEDVDEYPYKIDRMLLQLKQCGKFKDAAGIILGSWTGCDPIEGNNSLTLMEIFEELIKPENTPTIYNLACGHCSPTISIPLGAKVKINGERSEIVIL from the coding sequence ATGATAAGACCAAGGCCTTTAAAGAAAGGTGATAGAATAGGATTAATTGCAGCCTCAAGTCCAACAAAACCAGATAGAATAAAACCCTCAATTAAAGCTATGGAAGAGCTGGGATTTGAAGTTGTTTTAGGGAAAAGTTGCAAGTGTTATCATGGATATTTATCTGGAAGTGATGAAATAAGAGCAAATGATATTAATAAAATGTTTGATGATAAGACTATAAAAGGTATTTTTGCAATAAGGGGCGGATATGGAGCAGCAAGACTTTTGGACATGCTGGATTACAATATGATAAAAAGAAATCCGAAAGTTTTTGCAGGATATAGTGATGTTACAGCTCTTCATACTGTATTTAATGAAAAATGTAAATTTATAACTTTTCATACTCCAATGATATCAACCGAATTTTATAAAGGTGTAGATGATTACACAATGGATTATTTTATAAAAAATATATTTAGTGATAGGCCATTAGGAATATTAAAAAATCCAGATGGACAAGAAATAAAAACTTTAGTAAATGGAAAAGCAATAGGCAAATTGGTTGGAGGAAATCTGTCTTTAGTTGCTTCATCTATGGGAACTCCATATGAACTCGATACAAAAGGAAAGATACTATTCTTAGAGGATGTAGATGAATATCCATATAAAATAGATCGGATGTTACTTCAATTAAAGCAGTGTGGAAAATTTAAAGATGCTGCGGGAATTATTTTAGGGTCATGGACTGGTTGTGATCCAATAGAAGGGAATAACAGTTTAACATTAATGGAGATATTTGAAGAATTGATAAAGCCAGAAAATACTCCGACAATTTATAATTTGGCTTGCGGACATTGTTCTCCTACTATAAGTATTCCATTAGGAGCAAAAGTAAAGATAAACGGAGAAAGAAGCGAAATAGTTATTCTTTAG
- a CDS encoding FeoA family protein yields the protein MSICSLNPGEKGIISSIKGDSKLVKRLFALGCIEGTEVELRRTAPLGDPIIINFRGFDLAIRKKDAKNILLKKL from the coding sequence ATGAGTATTTGCAGTTTAAATCCGGGGGAGAAAGGAATAATTTCATCTATTAAAGGAGATTCAAAATTAGTTAAGAGATTATTTGCGTTAGGATGCATCGAAGGAACTGAGGTTGAACTTAGGAGAACAGCGCCACTTGGTGATCCAATTATTATAAATTTTAGAGGTTTTGATTTAGCTATTAGAAAAAAGGATGCTAAGAATATACTATTAAAAAAATTATAA
- the feoB gene encoding ferrous iron transport protein B: MINVALLGNPNVGKTTLYNLLTGSNQYVGNWPGVTVDKKEGFLFESIKIVDLPGIYAMDTFSNEEKVSKQFLEEGDVDLILNIVDASNLNRNLYLTTQLKQFNKPIILALNMIDVCENKGIVIDYDKLSKELDVEVIPIIAGKNIGVDKVKERLKEGNFTKPLNHRKFDFSSEKEAYKFIENVLKSCVAIKENLQESVTEKLDKFVLHPVLAYPIFLLLMALMFQLTFSWVGQPISDFLDDLLNNIIIPTAHQLLSNSSDWFSSLIVDGIISGVGGIIVLLPIILVLFICITILEDSGYMARVAFMMDKLMRKMGLSGKAFIPMIIGFGCTVPAIMTARTLESEKDRKLTALLVPFMSCNARLPVYTVFAAVFFESHRGLVVSSLYLLGVLVAFLLGILFKNTYFKKDEEPFIIEIPEYKMPKISSIYKQTLDKASGFLQKAATIIFAMSVVVWFLSNFNLHGMVNQVDDSILASIGNVLAPVFKPLGFGNWQSAVSLLSGLLAKESVLASMQVIFAGDLSVILPIHFTNISAYAFLVFILLYTPCISTIGTMQKEYGNKLTLFSIFFQLIVAWIASFLVFNLGGFLYNLVHLFLKMNSLFF; this comes from the coding sequence ATGATAAACGTAGCTTTACTTGGTAATCCTAATGTAGGAAAAACTACATTATATAATTTACTCACTGGCTCTAATCAGTATGTTGGTAATTGGCCAGGTGTAACTGTAGATAAAAAAGAGGGTTTTCTTTTTGAAAGTATAAAAATTGTTGACTTGCCTGGAATATATGCAATGGACACTTTCTCAAATGAAGAAAAAGTGTCCAAGCAATTTTTAGAAGAAGGTGATGTTGATTTAATATTAAATATTGTTGATGCATCTAATCTAAATAGAAATTTATATCTTACAACTCAACTTAAACAATTTAATAAACCCATAATATTAGCCTTAAATATGATTGATGTTTGTGAAAATAAAGGAATTGTTATTGATTATGATAAGTTGTCTAAAGAACTAGATGTTGAAGTAATTCCAATTATTGCAGGAAAAAATATAGGAGTAGATAAAGTTAAGGAAAGACTTAAAGAAGGAAACTTTACTAAACCATTGAATCATAGAAAGTTTGATTTTTCATCTGAAAAAGAAGCGTATAAATTTATAGAAAATGTATTAAAATCGTGTGTGGCAATAAAGGAAAACCTGCAAGAAAGTGTTACTGAGAAACTTGATAAGTTTGTTCTACATCCAGTTCTAGCATACCCTATTTTTCTTTTACTTATGGCTTTAATGTTTCAGTTGACGTTTTCTTGGGTTGGACAACCGATTTCGGATTTCTTAGATGACCTTTTAAATAATATTATTATACCGACTGCTCACCAACTATTATCCAATTCTTCTGATTGGTTTAGTTCTCTAATTGTAGATGGTATTATTTCAGGTGTTGGAGGAATTATAGTGTTGCTTCCAATAATATTAGTATTATTTATATGTATAACTATTTTGGAAGATAGCGGCTATATGGCTAGAGTCGCATTTATGATGGATAAATTGATGAGAAAGATGGGGCTTTCTGGAAAAGCTTTTATTCCTATGATAATAGGTTTTGGATGTACAGTTCCAGCAATTATGACTGCTAGAACTTTAGAAAGTGAAAAAGATAGAAAACTTACAGCATTGCTAGTTCCATTTATGTCATGTAACGCTAGACTTCCAGTTTATACTGTATTCGCGGCTGTATTCTTTGAATCTCATAGAGGATTAGTGGTATCTTCACTATATTTACTTGGAGTCTTAGTAGCATTTTTGCTTGGTATTTTATTCAAAAATACATATTTCAAAAAAGATGAAGAACCTTTTATAATTGAAATTCCTGAGTATAAGATGCCTAAAATATCATCTATATATAAACAAACATTAGATAAAGCTAGCGGTTTTTTACAAAAAGCTGCAACTATTATTTTTGCAATGAGCGTAGTAGTATGGTTTTTATCTAACTTTAATCTTCATGGTATGGTGAATCAAGTTGATGATAGTATATTAGCATCAATAGGCAATGTTCTCGCACCAGTTTTTAAACCTTTAGGTTTTGGTAATTGGCAATCCGCAGTATCATTACTTTCAGGACTATTAGCTAAAGAATCAGTTTTAGCTTCTATGCAAGTAATTTTTGCAGGGGATTTATCGGTGATTTTACCAATTCATTTCACTAATATTTCTGCATATGCATTTTTAGTTTTTATACTACTATATACTCCATGTATATCAACAATTGGTACGATGCAAAAAGAATATGGAAATAAATTAACTTTGTTTTCAATTTTCTTTCAGTTAATTGTCGCATGGATTGCTTCTTTCTTAGTATTTAATTTGGGTGGTTTTCTTTATAACCTTGTGCATTTATTTTTAAAAATGAATAGTTTGTTTTTTTAA
- a CDS encoding 3D domain-containing protein yields MIKLKINVIKTCIFLGVCLLGFETTFLDQQTKNIQINRIVTGSYKEDFNLKKESADIEKYAESVKKSDEGSSDSVNASSVKEQKQIGKPIKAELTAYSDDPRCSGKWKSQTAMQTTTRIGVIAAPSNIPLGSKMYIPELESYKPDGMFDVEDRGGAIKVKKDGTYVIDVWVPSYEEAKQFGRKTTTIYLLE; encoded by the coding sequence TTGATTAAATTAAAAATAAATGTTATAAAAACTTGTATATTTCTAGGAGTATGTTTGCTAGGATTTGAAACAACCTTTTTAGATCAGCAAACTAAAAATATTCAAATAAATAGAATTGTTACAGGTAGCTATAAAGAAGACTTTAATCTCAAAAAAGAAAGTGCCGATATTGAGAAATATGCAGAATCAGTAAAGAAATCAGATGAAGGTTCATCTGATTCAGTAAATGCATCATCGGTAAAAGAGCAAAAGCAAATAGGTAAACCTATTAAAGCAGAATTAACTGCATATAGTGATGATCCTAGATGTTCGGGAAAATGGAAGTCACAAACAGCAATGCAGACAACAACAAGAATAGGTGTTATTGCGGCCCCATCTAATATACCGCTTGGAAGCAAGATGTATATTCCGGAGTTGGAAAGTTATAAGCCTGATGGCATGTTTGATGTTGAAGATAGAGGTGGAGCAATTAAGGTAAAAAAAGATGGCACTTATGTAATAGATGTTTGGGTCCCGTCATATGAAGAGGCTAAACAATTTGGTAGAAAAACTACTACTATATATCTATTAGAATAA
- a CDS encoding sensor domain-containing phosphodiesterase, whose protein sequence is MKTYNVKYRDFKTLQLYVNSNDIMKYNNILVQVFSGICNKEFINEVIRNLKLLIPQCKIVGATSSGEILNGDIFERECIISISVFEKTIIKSILVKDNISDFSKGVKIANCLISTDTKAIISFGDSSIMGEELLNGINSVNDHVLVAGGIAGKSDPAYETYVFTEEGVEKNAVAAVALKGEFLNVNNGSSFNCIPIGKEHEITLVEDNIVKKIGTISVKEFYNKYLGTNNNDQILRMGNKFPLMVKRNNRYFSAHILKFINAEEALISTKLDIGEKIRIGFGDLREILQSAKEMYSEITRCPCESLLIYSCDSRKNIFKKVNAKEIIPFKDLSVGGFYTFGEFNNVNNKNMFYTETMTVLVLSEDVNARIKIISEIDDEYSYFNEEDSALYNLIKNTGEELNQLNIKLEEKIKEKTDELEKQYYTDKLTGLENRNKLINDLCVEKYTKLTIIDIRSFNDINDFYGNTIGDKVLKDISKLISCYCNENKLNSYRVNSDIFAIASSDIAKEEFIARIQFLQNEINNQCFVYEEGKIFLTIVMGVALEEELLFEKAEMALNYAKKNKELFQIYREDLNIYEGIKENIIWTKKIKDAIAENRIVPFFQPIVNNSLKTIEKCEALIRMIDENGKVISPYFFLDIAKKAGLYKELTIIMLEKTFEVLNKTNYEISINLLLQDIMNSEIRALIIKKLKKVRNPEKIVFEIVESEGIENFNEVTEFIKEVKKYGSKIAIDDFGTGYSNFNYLMKLNVDYIKIDGSIIKNVHKDKSAEIVTKTIVLFAKELGIETIAEFVSEEEIYNKIKDLNVDYSQGYYFSEPKENIG, encoded by the coding sequence ATGAAAACCTATAATGTTAAATATAGGGACTTTAAAACTTTACAATTATATGTAAATAGCAATGACATAATGAAATATAATAATATATTAGTACAGGTGTTTTCTGGGATATGCAATAAAGAGTTTATAAATGAAGTAATAAGAAATTTAAAATTATTAATTCCTCAATGCAAAATAGTTGGGGCTACGTCGTCAGGTGAAATACTAAATGGAGATATATTTGAACGGGAGTGCATAATCTCCATAAGTGTTTTTGAGAAAACCATAATTAAATCCATCTTAGTTAAGGATAATATATCTGATTTTAGTAAAGGTGTGAAAATAGCTAATTGTCTAATTAGTACAGATACGAAGGCAATAATATCTTTTGGCGATTCAAGCATTATGGGCGAGGAACTTTTAAATGGGATAAATTCTGTAAATGATCATGTTCTGGTAGCTGGTGGAATTGCTGGGAAGAGCGATCCAGCGTATGAAACATATGTTTTTACAGAAGAGGGAGTAGAAAAAAACGCAGTAGCTGCAGTTGCATTAAAAGGTGAATTTTTAAATGTAAATAACGGAAGTAGTTTTAATTGCATACCTATAGGGAAAGAACACGAGATAACATTGGTAGAAGATAACATAGTAAAAAAGATAGGAACTATATCAGTAAAAGAATTTTATAACAAGTATTTAGGTACTAACAATAATGATCAAATTCTACGTATGGGAAATAAGTTTCCATTAATGGTAAAAAGAAATAACAGATATTTTAGTGCTCACATATTAAAATTCATAAATGCAGAAGAAGCGCTTATATCTACAAAGCTGGATATTGGTGAAAAAATAAGGATTGGTTTTGGTGACTTAAGAGAGATTTTGCAAAGTGCAAAGGAAATGTATAGCGAGATTACAAGGTGCCCATGTGAGAGTTTATTAATATATTCATGTGATTCAAGAAAAAATATATTTAAGAAAGTAAATGCAAAGGAAATAATACCGTTTAAAGATTTATCTGTAGGTGGTTTTTATACCTTTGGTGAATTTAATAATGTTAATAATAAAAATATGTTTTACACTGAAACAATGACCGTATTAGTACTTTCAGAAGATGTCAATGCAAGAATTAAAATTATATCAGAAATTGATGATGAATACTCTTATTTTAATGAGGAGGATTCAGCATTATACAACCTGATAAAGAATACTGGGGAAGAATTAAATCAATTAAATATAAAATTAGAGGAAAAAATAAAAGAAAAAACAGATGAGTTAGAAAAACAATATTATACGGACAAGTTGACGGGTTTAGAAAATAGAAATAAACTAATTAATGACTTGTGTGTAGAAAAATACACTAAACTTACAATTATTGATATAAGGTCCTTTAATGATATAAATGATTTTTATGGAAATACAATAGGCGATAAGGTATTGAAGGATATTTCTAAGTTAATTAGTTGTTACTGTAATGAGAATAAATTAAATTCTTACAGAGTGAATTCGGATATATTTGCTATAGCAAGTAGTGATATAGCAAAAGAAGAGTTCATTGCAAGAATACAATTTTTACAAAATGAAATAAACAATCAATGTTTCGTTTACGAAGAAGGTAAGATTTTCTTAACAATTGTAATGGGAGTTGCGTTAGAAGAAGAATTATTATTTGAGAAAGCAGAAATGGCTTTAAATTATGCAAAAAAAAATAAAGAATTATTTCAAATATATAGGGAAGATCTTAACATATATGAGGGAATCAAGGAAAATATAATATGGACTAAAAAAATTAAAGATGCTATAGCTGAAAATAGAATAGTTCCATTTTTTCAACCAATAGTTAATAATAGTTTAAAGACAATTGAGAAATGCGAGGCTTTAATTCGTATGATTGATGAAAACGGAAAAGTTATATCTCCATATTTTTTCTTGGATATAGCAAAAAAAGCTGGATTATATAAAGAACTAACGATAATAATGCTAGAAAAAACTTTTGAAGTTTTAAATAAAACTAATTATGAAATATCTATAAATCTTCTTCTTCAGGATATAATGAACAGCGAAATTAGAGCCCTAATTATAAAAAAATTAAAGAAGGTACGAAACCCTGAGAAGATTGTATTTGAAATAGTTGAATCGGAAGGTATTGAAAATTTTAATGAAGTTACTGAATTTATAAAAGAAGTAAAAAAATATGGATCAAAAATTGCAATTGATGATTTTGGAACTGGTTATTCAAATTTTAACTATCTTATGAAGCTAAATGTAGATTATATAAAGATTGATGGATCAATTATTAAAAATGTTCATAAAGATAAGTCAGCAGAAATTGTTACAAAGACTATAGTATTATTTGCAAAAGAGTTGGGGATAGAAACTATTGCAGAATTTGTATCTGAAGAAGAAATATATAATAAAATAAAAGATTTGAATGTAGATTATTCTCAGGGATATTATTTTTCAGAACCAAAAGAAAATATAGGGTGA
- a CDS encoding C40 family peptidase: MKNAIVNNTIGMLKREPKNNSESVDEVLFGMNVEILKEAFNNWFYVRTHYKYEGYINGIDLIINDKLSEKWETEKNSIVINSFADILNNPQASGFPIATLTRGANLISTSEYSKDNKFTKVILPNLSMGWIRSSFISNLKSGYDINDEEGLRNNLVSSAVSYIGTQYRWGGKTPLGIDCSGLCFMAYMLNGILIYRDAEIKEGFPIKEITFKQIKKGDLIFFPGHVAMYLGDGKYIHSSTSNDVVKINSFNKNSNDYNEDLDRSLKRFGSIF; this comes from the coding sequence ATGAAAAATGCAATAGTTAATAATACTATAGGAATGTTAAAACGTGAGCCAAAAAATAATTCGGAAAGCGTAGATGAAGTACTATTTGGAATGAATGTTGAAATACTCAAAGAGGCGTTTAATAATTGGTTTTATGTAAGAACTCACTACAAATACGAAGGATATATTAATGGTATTGATTTAATAATAAATGATAAATTATCGGAAAAATGGGAAACAGAAAAAAATTCAATAGTTATTAATTCTTTTGCAGATATTCTTAATAATCCTCAAGCATCTGGATTTCCAATTGCAACTTTGACAAGAGGTGCTAATTTAATTTCTACTTCTGAATATAGCAAAGACAATAAGTTTACAAAAGTTATATTACCTAATCTTAGTATGGGCTGGATAAGAAGTAGTTTCATATCCAATTTGAAGAGCGGTTATGATATAAATGATGAAGAAGGTCTTAGGAATAATTTAGTGTCATCGGCTGTATCCTATATTGGAACACAGTATAGGTGGGGAGGGAAAACTCCTCTTGGAATTGATTGTTCGGGCCTCTGCTTTATGGCATATATGTTGAATGGGATTCTAATTTATAGAGATGCAGAGATTAAAGAAGGTTTTCCTATTAAAGAAATAACATTTAAGCAAATAAAAAAAGGAGATCTAATATTTTTTCCAGGACATGTTGCTATGTACTTAGGCGATGGCAAATATATACATTCATCAACAAGTAATGATGTAGTAAAAATAAATAGTTTTAATAAAAATTCAAATGACTATAATGAAGATCTAGATAGAAGTTTAAAACGATTTGGAAGTATATTTTAA
- a CDS encoding ATP-dependent metallopeptidase FtsH/Yme1/Tma family protein, producing the protein MNKIKKYYIIIPIITAILSLIVMVVTSINSKVVNKGYSYFTEDLNSNKISTVIVDTSPKMTVILNSGDKYSTDNPHTDTLKEKLLLNGIEVKDETTPPISKTIPSGILGLSLFAIVAMLVYKSKGGVSSVTSMEMQDFSKDKKAALNFDAVAGNEEAKESLMDVVDFLKNPEKYQKYGARMPKGVILYGDPGTGKTLLAKAVAGEAGVPFYALSGSDFVQVYVGVGAARVRNLFKKAKSQGKAVIFIDEIDAIGKARGNGKNGSSNDEKDQTLNALLTEMSGFGQEEGIVVIAATNRLDMLDKALLRPGRFDRHIEVALPDVNAREKILSLHLKNKPHENIDIKDIAKKTVYFSGAKLESLVNESAILAAKDNSDYITYDHIENAYSITLAGHEKKERSYLKEEDKLLTAYHEAGHGLVNMLLLPQDKVSKITIIPTTKGAGGYTLSIPEDTNYHRIDYLKNKIKVSLGGRAAEEIIFGKDKISTGAHGDISQTTDIALKMVTEYGMGETLGLINLSSVGPLYSSYGNPVIEECKNIVNDLYNETLKLLNKNRASLDKIAIELLEKETLHEDELNKLV; encoded by the coding sequence ATGAATAAGATAAAAAAATACTATATTATTATTCCTATAATAACAGCTATCCTGTCTCTTATAGTAATGGTAGTAACATCAATAAATTCAAAGGTAGTTAATAAAGGTTATTCTTATTTTACTGAAGATCTTAATTCTAATAAAATATCAACTGTAATAGTTGATACTTCTCCTAAAATGACTGTAATACTAAATAGCGGTGATAAATACTCTACAGATAATCCGCATACTGATACTTTAAAAGAAAAGCTATTACTAAATGGAATAGAAGTTAAGGACGAGACCACTCCCCCTATTTCAAAAACTATTCCTTCTGGAATTTTAGGATTATCACTTTTTGCAATAGTTGCGATGCTTGTATATAAATCAAAAGGTGGCGTTTCTTCTGTAACATCGATGGAAATGCAAGATTTTAGCAAAGATAAGAAAGCAGCCCTAAATTTTGATGCTGTAGCTGGAAATGAAGAAGCTAAAGAAAGTTTAATGGATGTTGTAGATTTTCTTAAGAACCCAGAAAAGTATCAAAAGTATGGTGCTAGAATGCCAAAGGGCGTTATTCTTTACGGTGATCCAGGTACAGGTAAGACATTACTTGCAAAAGCAGTTGCAGGTGAAGCGGGAGTTCCATTTTATGCGCTCAGTGGTTCTGATTTTGTCCAAGTATATGTTGGAGTTGGTGCTGCAAGAGTAAGAAATTTATTTAAGAAAGCAAAATCTCAAGGAAAAGCTGTAATATTTATTGACGAGATCGATGCTATAGGTAAAGCAAGAGGTAATGGAAAAAATGGATCTAGTAACGATGAAAAAGATCAAACATTAAATGCGCTTTTAACTGAAATGTCTGGATTTGGACAAGAAGAAGGAATTGTAGTAATTGCAGCTACAAATAGACTTGATATGTTGGACAAAGCTCTTCTTAGACCAGGAAGGTTTGATAGACATATAGAAGTTGCATTGCCAGATGTTAATGCAAGAGAAAAGATCTTATCTCTTCATTTAAAGAACAAACCACATGAAAATATTGATATTAAAGATATAGCTAAAAAAACAGTATATTTTTCTGGTGCAAAGCTAGAAAGTTTAGTTAATGAAAGTGCTATATTAGCAGCCAAAGACAACAGTGATTATATAACTTATGACCATATAGAAAACGCATATTCTATAACTTTAGCTGGCCACGAAAAAAAAGAAAGAAGTTATCTTAAAGAAGAAGATAAACTTCTTACTGCATATCATGAGGCAGGGCATGGATTAGTTAATATGCTATTACTTCCACAGGATAAAGTTTCTAAAATAACAATTATACCGACAACAAAAGGTGCTGGAGGTTATACATTATCTATTCCTGAAGATACCAATTACCACAGAATAGATTATTTGAAAAATAAAATTAAAGTTTCACTAGGTGGTAGAGCTGCAGAAGAAATAATTTTTGGTAAAGATAAAATTTCTACTGGAGCGCATGGAGATATATCTCAAACTACTGATATTGCTTTAAAAATGGTTACTGAGTATGGTATGGGAGAAACCTTAGGGCTTATAAATCTATCAAGTGTAGGTCCTTTATATAGTAGTTATGGAAATCCTGTTATTGAAGAATGTAAAAATATTGTTAACGATCTATACAATGAAACACTGAAACTTTTAAATAAAAATAGAGCTTCTCTTGATAAGATTGCTATAGAATTATTAGAAAAAGAAACTTTACACGAAGATGAATTGAATAAATTAGTTTGA
- a CDS encoding metal-dependent hydrolase translates to MNYKTHINGGILVGLYTNCQLANMPLMSTAVLLGGAFVGSIFPDIDHGNSYIGKKTKGVSKAINKLAGHRKLFHAPLVYLFLYSTAIGMFTDKLMLIGIKGIFLGIFSHLVLDSLTIGGLPWFYPFSKKRFSICMIKTNSKIEDILCGMLICINIVMLLDMLHITSIFTFTHR, encoded by the coding sequence ATGAATTACAAAACACATATAAATGGTGGAATACTAGTAGGATTGTATACGAATTGCCAATTGGCAAATATGCCACTTATGTCTACGGCAGTATTACTTGGAGGAGCTTTTGTTGGTAGTATATTCCCAGATATAGATCATGGAAATAGTTATATTGGGAAAAAAACTAAAGGGGTATCAAAAGCAATAAATAAATTGGCTGGTCATAGAAAGTTATTTCATGCGCCACTTGTATATTTGTTTTTATATTCGACTGCCATTGGTATGTTTACAGATAAGCTTATGTTAATTGGAATAAAGGGGATATTCTTAGGAATATTTTCTCATTTAGTTCTAGATAGCCTAACGATTGGAGGATTGCCATGGTTTTACCCGTTTAGTAAAAAGAGGTTTTCTATTTGTATGATAAAGACAAATAGTAAAATTGAGGATATATTATGTGGAATGCTTATATGTATTAATATAGTAATGCTACTTGACATGCTTCACATAACCTCAATATTTACATTCACTCATAGATAA
- a CDS encoding GtrA family protein: MDNIVQKFKNTFYTKEFVTFLIIGVINTFNGTVFSYIYSSFLNENIAFIVGYISGLIISYLLNSLITFKEKLQLNKFIKFAISYIPNFIIQNIVVIIVFNFMGLNKLIAYLLAAIIGVPITFILMKFFAFRKRVD, from the coding sequence ATGGATAATATAGTTCAAAAATTCAAAAACACTTTCTATACAAAAGAATTTGTTACTTTTTTAATAATAGGGGTTATAAATACATTTAACGGAACTGTTTTTTCTTATATATATTCAAGTTTTTTAAATGAGAATATAGCATTTATAGTTGGCTATATTTCGGGTTTGATTATATCGTATTTATTGAATAGTCTTATAACTTTTAAAGAAAAACTACAATTAAATAAATTTATAAAATTTGCAATATCCTATATCCCAAATTTTATTATCCAAAATATAGTTGTAATAATAGTTTTTAATTTCATGGGATTAAATAAACTTATTGCTTATTTATTAGCCGCAATCATAGGCGTTCCAATCACATTTATATTAATGAAATTTTTTGCATTCAGAAAAAGAGTTGATTGA